The Rhodococcus antarcticus DNA segment CGATCCCGTTCGGCGCGGTGATCGCCCTGCAGCTCGGCTCGCTCACCCGTCAGCTCGGTGCGCAGTCCTTCACCGGCGCAGCGAGCGTTCTCGCGGTCATCCAGCAGGCGAGCCCGATCGTGACCGCACTGCTCATCGCCGGGGCGGGCGGGTCAGCCGTGTGCGCCGACCTGGGTTCGCGGGTGATCCGCGAGGAGATCGACGCGATGCAGGTGCTGGGGGTCAACCCGCTGCACCGGCTCGTCGTCCCCCGCGTGCTGGCCCTGATGCTCGTCGCCGTGCTGCTCAACGGCATGGTGAGCGTGGTCGGGGTGGTCGGCGGGTACTTCTTCAACGTGGTGCTCCAGGGGGGCACCCCGGGGGCCTACCTGTCGTCCTTCTCCGCGCTCGCCCAGCTGCCCGACCTCTACGTCAGCACGCTCAAGGCGCTGATCTTCGGGTTCCTCGCCGCGATCGTCGCTGCGTACAAGGGGCTCAACCCCAAGGGAGGGCCCAAGGGTGTCGGTGACGCGGTGAACCAGGCGGTGGTCATCACGTTCCTGCTGCTGTTCTTCTTCAACTTCATCATCACGACGATCTACCTCCAGGTCGTCCCCTCGAAGGGCGGCTGACCCGTGGTCCTCACCAGCACCCGGGCCAACCTGGTCGTGCGCCGCGTCCGCAGCGCGGCCAACCGGCCCCTGGAGTTCCTCGACGACCTCGGCGACCAGCTCTCCTTCTACCTCCGTGCCCTGGCGTGGACGCCCCGGGCGCTGCGGCGGTACTCGAAGGAGATCGTGCGGCTGCTCGCCGAGGTGAGCTTCGGCAGCGGTGCGCTGGCGGTCATCGGCGGAACGGTGGGCGTCATCGCGGCGCTGTCGCTGTTCACGGGCACCGTCGTGGGCCTGCAGGGCTTCGCGGCGCTCGACCAGATCGGCAGCTCCGCGCTCACCGGGTTCATCTCGGCGTACTTCAACACCCGGGAGATCGCCCCGCTCGTCGCCGGGCTCGCGCTGTCGGCCACCGTCGGCTGCGGGTTCACCGCCCAGCTCGGTGCCATGCGCATCTCGGAGGAGATCGACGCCCTGGAGACCATGGCGGTGCCGAGCCTTCCCTACCTGGTGACCACCCGCATCATCGCGGGCTTCGTCGCCGTGGTGCCCCTCTACGTCGTCGGGCTGCTCGCCTCCTACCTCGCCTCGCGGACCATCACGACGTTGTTCTACGGCCAGTCGACCGGCACCTACGACCACTACTTCAACCTGTTCCTGCCACCGGTGGACGTGCTGTGGTCCTTCGCCAAGGTGCTGCTGTTCTCCATCGTCATCATCCTCACGCACTGCTTCTATGGTTACCGCGCCAGTGGTGGACCGGCAGGGGTGGGGGTGGCCGTGGGGCGGGCCGTGCGAACGGCCATCGTGACGATCAGCCTGATGGACTTCTTCCTCAGCCTCGCCATCTGGGGCACGACCACGACGGTGAGGATCGCGGGATGAAGCGAGGTGCGCGCCTGCGCCAGCGGCTGCTGGGGGTCGGCTTCATCGTGGTGATCGTGGGCAGCATCGGGCTGACCATCGCCATCTTCGACAAGCAGTTCACCAGCGTGGTCATGGTGAGCCTGAAGACCGACCGCATCGGGAACCAGCTGCTGCCCAACTCCGACGTGAAGGTTCGCGGGCTGGTGGTCGGGGAGGTGCGCGACATCTCCAGCGACGGGAGCGGGGCCACCCTCGCGCTGGCCATCAACCCGGACATGGTCGACCTGGTGCCGAGCAACGTCTCCGCGCGGCTGCTGCCCAAGACGCTGTTCGGCGAGAAGTACGTCTCGCTCGTCCTGCCGACCGATGACGCCGCGCGGCCGCTGCGGGCGGGCGACACCATCACCCAGGACCGGAGCGCGGCCGGCATCGAGGTCGGCAAGGTGCTCGACGACCTGCTGCCGCTGCTGCAGGCCGTGAAGCCCCAGCACCTGTCGGCGACCCTCGGCGCCCTGTCGCAGGCCCTCGACGGTCGCGGAGCCCAGCTCGGCACCAACCTCGTCCGGCTGAACGACTACGTCGGCCAGCTGAACACGGAGCTGCCGAACCTCAAGGCGGACATCTCCGGGCTGGCGGACTTCGGCAACACCTACACGGTGGCCGCGCCGGACCTCATCCAGGCCCTCGACGACCTCACCACCACCAGCCGCACCGTCGTGGAGCAGCGGACCAACATCGACTCGCTCTACTCCAGCCTGATCGGCGCCTCGGGTGACCTGACGGGCTTCCTGCAGGCCAACGCGAGCAACCTCATCCGGCTCTCCGCCGACTCCACGCAGACCCTGCAGCTGCTGGCGCAGTACTCCCCGGAGTACGGGTGCCTGCTCAACGGACTGACGAACACCATCCCGAGGGTGAACACGGCCCTCGGCGTGGGCACGTCGACCCCCGGCCTCCGCATCAGCC contains these protein-coding regions:
- a CDS encoding MlaE family ABC transporter permease, with protein sequence MSGRSGLDALPGSGALRESGKLFQLTIDIVKALFQRPFQLREFIQQAWFVASVTILPTALVAIPFGAVIALQLGSLTRQLGAQSFTGAASVLAVIQQASPIVTALLIAGAGGSAVCADLGSRVIREEIDAMQVLGVNPLHRLVVPRVLALMLVAVLLNGMVSVVGVVGGYFFNVVLQGGTPGAYLSSFSALAQLPDLYVSTLKALIFGFLAAIVAAYKGLNPKGGPKGVGDAVNQAVVITFLLLFFFNFIITTIYLQVVPSKGG
- a CDS encoding MlaE family ABC transporter permease, which encodes MVVRRVRSAANRPLEFLDDLGDQLSFYLRALAWTPRALRRYSKEIVRLLAEVSFGSGALAVIGGTVGVIAALSLFTGTVVGLQGFAALDQIGSSALTGFISAYFNTREIAPLVAGLALSATVGCGFTAQLGAMRISEEIDALETMAVPSLPYLVTTRIIAGFVAVVPLYVVGLLASYLASRTITTLFYGQSTGTYDHYFNLFLPPVDVLWSFAKVLLFSIVIILTHCFYGYRASGGPAGVGVAVGRAVRTAIVTISLMDFFLSLAIWGTTTTVRIAG
- a CDS encoding MCE family protein; this translates as MKRGARLRQRLLGVGFIVVIVGSIGLTIAIFDKQFTSVVMVSLKTDRIGNQLLPNSDVKVRGLVVGEVRDISSDGSGATLALAINPDMVDLVPSNVSARLLPKTLFGEKYVSLVLPTDDAARPLRAGDTITQDRSAAGIEVGKVLDDLLPLLQAVKPQHLSATLGALSQALDGRGAQLGTNLVRLNDYVGQLNTELPNLKADISGLADFGNTYTVAAPDLIQALDDLTTTSRTVVEQRTNIDSLYSSLIGASGDLTGFLQANASNLIRLSADSTQTLQLLAQYSPEYGCLLNGLTNTIPRVNTALGVGTSTPGLRISLEVVNGRGKYLPNRDEPNFTDTRGPVCYPIVPPDQGNFQLPPTPFKDGSVAPEQRAPGQASVLPGSGDALGITGSPAEAGALATIFSQTTGTAVQDVPGWSALVAAPALRGNEVTVK